From Lytechinus variegatus isolate NC3 chromosome 16, Lvar_3.0, whole genome shotgun sequence, the proteins below share one genomic window:
- the LOC121429534 gene encoding protein ALP1-like, translating into MDDPDIQLEYKIAVLQHQQNLMALTIHQLQVSRRRKEKSQRRYWVRPWIGRRRQFGLYDQLLVELRNEDQAAFKNFMRMPPEMFDELLTRVGPSITKQNTTYRDALDPGLKLALTLRHLASGTKYRSMSYGWRIPHNTISLLIPEVCQAIIEEYKGEMMKCPTTPDEWRAISDQFMEKWNFPHTRGALDGKHVSCKCPPNSGSLYYNYKGFYSVVLMALVDADYRFIWVDIGGMGSASDAQIYNASELRECVEDGSLGLPDPDPLPNDNQDVPYFFVGDDAFALRPNMMKPYNLRGMTQSERIFNYRLSRARRVVENAFGILSNRFQVLLTTMQQQPATVKLIVTACIILHNLMRTRYPGMQNQQLDRAENLGHDYVPGAWRSGLNMQDTISVAGSNTSSREGKRQRNLIKHWVNSEAGAVPWQDKMI; encoded by the coding sequence ATGGATGATCCTGACATTCAATTGGAATATAAAATTGCAGTTCTCCAACATCAGCAGAACCTAATGGCACTGACTATTCACCAACTACAAGTCTCcagaaggagaaaggaaaaaagtcaACGAAGATACTGGGTCCGACCCTGGATCGGAAGGAGAAGACAGTTTGGCTTGTATGATCAACTTCTTGTAGAGCTTCGCAACGAAGACCAGGCAGCCTTCAAAAATTTCATGCGAATGCCACCAGAGATGTTCGACGAACTGCTAACAAGAGTGGGCCCGAGTATCACCAAACAGAATACAACCTACAGAGATGCCCTCGATCCTGGCCTGAAGCTTGCTCTCACCCTTCGACATCTTGCGTCTGGGACCAAGTATCGCTCAATGTCCTATGGATGGAGAATCCCTCACAATACCATATCCCTGCTCATCCCAGAAGTGTGCCAGGCCATCATCGAAGAGTACAAGGGTGAGATGATGAAGTGTCCCACCACTCCCGATGAGTGGCGTGCCATATCTGACCAGTTCATGGAGAAGTGGAACTTCCCCCATACCCGTGGTGCTCTCGATGGAAAGCATGTCAGCTGCAAATGTCCTCCAAACAGTGGTTCTCTTTACTATAACTACAAAGGATTCTACTCCGTTGTCCTCATGGCGCTCGTAGATGCAGATTATCGCTTCATCTGGGTAGACATTGGTGGTATGGGATCGGCATCGGACGCTCAGATCTACAATGCTTCTGAGCTGAGAGAATGTGTTGAAGATGGCAGTTTAGGCCTCCCGGATCCCGATCCTCTTCCCAACGACAACCAGGATGTACCATACTTTTTCGTCGGCGACGATGCATTTGCTCTACGCCCTAACATGATGAAGCCGTACAATCTTAGAGGTATGACGCAGTCGGAGCGCATCTTCAATTATCGGCTTTCCCGAGCCAGAAGGGTTGTCGAAAATGCCTTCGGCATTCTGTCCAACAGGTTTCAAGTTCTCCTGACCACAATGCAACAGCAGCCAGCTACCGTCAAGCTCATTGTCACGGCATGCATCATCCTCCACAACTTGATGAGGACAAGGTACCCAGGTATGCAGAACCAGCAGCTTGACCGTGCCGAGAACCTTGGTCATGACTACGTCCCAGGAGCATGGAGATCAGGCCTTAACATGCAAGACACCATCTCTGTCGCTGGCAGCAATACCTCCAGCAGGGAAGGAAAAAGGCAGAGGAATCTTATCAAGCACTGGGTCAACTCCGAAGCCGGTGCCGTTCCATGGCAGGACAAAATGATATAG